One stretch of Phocoena phocoena chromosome 10, mPhoPho1.1, whole genome shotgun sequence DNA includes these proteins:
- the KIFC1 gene encoding kinesin-like protein KIFC1 — protein MEPQRSPLLEVKGNIELKRALAKAPSRLPLPGSRLKRGPDQMEEDLEPEKKRTRGLGTKVATSRPRATALTTVPQTQGQTAVPKVPRKTGPRCSAAIATVLKNQKPGPAVPAQKPGTTAAPPVVGRKKPSKRPAWDLKGQLCDLNAELKCCRERTQMLDQENQQLRNQLREAQQQATALGTERRTLEEELARMRAQAEQGQQELGNLSARVLELEERLGTQEGLVQELQKEQLELQEERRGLAAQLEEQERRLQASEAALSGSQAELASLHQEAAAQADLLFKREERLHGLEMERRRLHNQLQELKGNVRVFCRVRPVLPGESTPPPGFLLFPSGPSGPSDPPTRLSLSRSDERRGTLSGAPAAPTRHDFSFDRVFPPGSGQDEVFEEISMLVQSALDGYPVCIFAYGQTGSGKTFTMEGGPGGDPQVEGLIPRALRHLFSVAQELSGQGWTYSFVASYVEIYNETVRDLLATGTRKGHGGECEIRRAGPGSEELTVTNARYVPVSCEREVEALLHLARQNRAVARTAQNERSSRSHSVFQLQISGEHAGRGLQCAAPLSLVDLAGSERLDPGLALGPGERERLRETQAINSSLSTLGLVIMALSNKESHVPYRNSKLTYLLQNSLGGSAKMLMFVNISPLEENVSESLNSLRFASKVNQCVIGTAQANRK, from the exons ATGGAGCCGCAG AGGTCCCCCTTGTTGGAAGTGAAGGGGAACATAGAACTGAAGAGAGCCCTGGCCAAGGCCCCTTCCCGGCTCCCTCTCCCGGGAAGCAGGCTGAAGAGGGGTCCCGACCAGATGGAGGAGGACTTGGAGCCTGAGAAG AAAAGGACACGAGGCCTGGGCACCAAAGTGGCCACGTCCCGCCCCAGAGCAACGGCCCTCACCACTGTGCCACAGACACAAGGCCAGACCGcag TGCCGAAAGTTCCCAGGAAGACAGGACCCCGATGTTCCGCAGCTATCGCCACAG TGCTGAAGAATCAGAAGCCAGGCCCTGCTGTTCCTGCCCAGAAGCCTGGCA CAACAGCTGCTCCTCCTGTGGTGGGAAGGAAGAAACCCAGCAAACGTCCAGCCTGGGACTTAAAGGGTCAGTTATGTGACCTAAACGCAGAGCTGAAATGCTGCCGTGAGAGGACCCAGATGTTGGACCAGGAGAACCAACAGCTGCGGAACCAGCTCAGGGAGGCCCAGCAACAGGCCACGGCCCTGGGGACAGAGCGCAGGACGCTGGAAGAGGAGTTGGCCAGGATGCGGGCCCAGGCTGAGCAGGGCCAACAGGAGCTGGGGAACCTGAGCGCTCGGGTCCTAGAGCTGGAAGAGCGGCTGGGCACGCAGGAGGGCTTAGTGCAAGAGCTCCAGAAAGAACAGCTGGAACTGCAGGAGGAGCGGAGGGGGCTGGCTGCCCAGCTGGAGGAGCAGGAG AGGAGGCTACAGGCATCAGAAGCTGCTCTGTCGGGCAGCCAAGCAGAGCTGGCATCCCTGCACCAGGAGGCTGCAGCCCAGGCGGACTTACTGTTTAAGCGGGAAGAACGTCTCCATGGGCTCGAGATGGAGCGCCGGCGGCTACACAACCAGCTGCAGGAACTCAAAGGCAATGTCCGTGTCTTCTGCCGGGTCCGCCCCGTCCTTCCAGGGgagtccaccccaccccctggcttCCTGCTATTTCCCTCCGGCCCCAGCGGGCCCTCCGATCCTCCAACCCGACTCAGCCTCTCCCGGTCTGACGAGCGGCGTGGGACCCTGAGTGGGGCGCCAGCTGCCCCCACCCGCCATGACTTCTCCTTTGACCGGGTATTCCCACCAGGGAGTGGACAGGATGAAGTGTTTGAAGAGATTTCCATGCTTGTCCAGTCAGCCCTGGATGGCTACCCAGTATGCATCTTTGCCTACGGCCAGACAGGCAGTGGCAAGACCTTCACCATGGAGGGTGGGCCTGGGGGAGACCCCCAGGTGGAGGGGCTGATCCCTCGGGCCCTGCGGCACCTCTTTTCTGTGGCCCAGGAGCTAAGTGGCCAGGGCTGGACCTACAGCTTTGTGGCAAGTTACGTAGAGATCTACAATGAGACTGTCCGAGACCTGCTGGCCACTGGGACCCGGAAGGGCCATGGGGGTGAGTGTGAGATTCGCCGGGCAGGGCCGGGGAGCGAGGAGCTTACTGTCACCAACGCCCGATATGTTCCTGTCTCCTGTGAGAGAGAG GTGGAGGCCCTGCTCCATCTGGCCCGCCAGAACCGGGCTGTGGCCCGCACAGCCCAGAATGAGCGATCGTCACGAAGTCACAGTGTGTTCCAGCTGCAGATCTCTGGGGAGCATGCTGGCCGAGGCCTGCAGTGTGCGGCCCCCCTCAGCCTTGTGGACCTGGCTGGGAGTGAGCGGCTAGACCCCGGCTTGGCCCTCGGCCCTGGAGAGCGGGAACGCCTTCGGGAAACGCAGGCCATTAACAGCAGCCTGTCCACGCTGGGGCTGGTCATCATGGCCTTGAGCAACAAG GAGTCCCACGTGCCTTACCGGAACAGCAAGCTGACCTACCTGCTGCAGAACTCTCTGGGCGGCAGCGCTAAGAT GCTCATGTTTGTGAACATTTCTCCCCTAGAAGAGAACGTCTCTGAGTCCCTCAACTCCCTCCGTTTTGCCTCCAAG GTGAACCAGTGTGTTATTGGTACTGCCCAGGCCAATAGGAAATGA
- the PHF1 gene encoding PHD finger protein 1 isoform X1, with product MAQPPRLSRSGAPPLWDPASPAPTSGSRPRLWEGQDVLARWTDGLLYLGTIKKVDSAREVCLVQFEDDSQFLVLWKDISPAALPGEELLCCVCRSETVVPGNRLVSCEKCRHAYHQDCHVPRAPAPGEGEGTSWVCRQCVFAIATKRGGALKKGPYARAMLGMKLSLPYGLKGLDWDAGHLSNRQQSYCYCGGPGEWNLKMLQCRSCLQWFHEACTQCLSKPLLYGDRFYEFECCVCRGGPEKVRRLQLRWVDVAHLVLYHLSVCCKKKYFDFDREILPFTSENWDSLLLGELSDTPKGERSSRLLSALNSHKDRFISGREIKKRKCLFGLHARIPPPVEAPTGDGAPTSFPSGQGPGGGVSRPLGKRRRPEPEPLRRRQKGKMEELGPPSAVRNQPEPQEQRERARLQRALQASVSPPPSSPNQSYQGSSGYNFRPTDARCLPSSPIRMFASFHPSASTAGTSGDGEPPDRSPLELHIGFPTDLPKSAPHSMTASSSSVPASSPGLPRRSAPPSPLCRSLSPGTGGGVRGGVGYLSRGDPVRVLARRVRPDGSVQYLVEWGGGGIF from the exons ATGGCACAGCCCCCCCGGCTGAGCCGCTCTGGTGCCCCCCCACTTTGGGACCCAGCTTCCCCTGCTCCCACCTCAGGCTCCAGGCCTCGACTTTGGGAGGGTCAAGATGTGCTGGCCAGATGGACAGATGGGCTGCTATACTTGGGGACCATCAAAAAG GTGGACAGTGCTCGGGAGGTGTGTCTGGTCCAGTTTGAGGATGATTCCCAGTTTCTGGTTCTATGGAAAGACATCAGCCCTG CTGCCCTCCCTGGGGAGGAACTCCTCTGCTGTGTATGTCGCTCTGAGACTGTGGTCCCTGGGAACCGGCTGGTCAGCTGTGAGAAGTGTCGCCATG CTTATCACCAGGACTGCCACGTTCCAAGGGCCCCAGCCCCCGGAGAGGGAGAGGGCACATCCTGGGTCTGCCGCCAGTGCGTCTTTGCCATCGCTACCAAG AGGGGAGGTGCGCTGAAGAAGGGCCCCTATGCCCGGGCCATGCTGGGCATGAAGCTGTCCCTGCCGTACGGACTAAAGGGGTTGGACTGGGACGCCGGGCATCTGAGCAACCGGCAGCAGAGCTACTGTTACTGTGGTGGCCCTGGGGA GTGGAACCTGAAGATGCTGCAGTGCAGGAGCTGCCTACAGTGGTTCCATGAGGCCTGCACCCAGTGTCTGAGCAAGCCCCTCCTCTACGGGGACAG GTTCTATGAGTTTGAATgctgtgtgtgtcgggggggtcCTGAGAAGGTCCGGAGGCTACAGCTTCGCTG GGTGGACGTGGCTCATCTTGTCCTCTACCACCTCAGCGTTTGCTGtaagaaaaaatactttgatTTTGACCGTGAGATCCTCCCCTTCACCTCTGAGAATTGGGACAGTTTGCTCCTTGGGGAG ctctcagACACCCCCAAGGGAGAACGTTCTTCCAGGCTCCTCTCTGCTCTCAATAGCCACAAGGACCG TTTCATTTCAGGGAGGGAGATTAAGAAGAGAAAATGCTTGTTTGGTCTCCATGCTCGGATCCCTCCCCCTGTGGAGGCCCCTACTGGAGATGGAGCCCCCACCAG CTTCCCTTcagggcagggccctgggggaggggtctCACGTCCCCTGGGGAAGCGCCGGAGGCcggagccagagcccctgaggaGGAGGCAGAAGGGGAAAATGGAGGAGCTGGGGCCACCCTCAGCAGTGCGCAACCAGCCCGAGCCCCAGGAGCAGAGGGAGCGGGCTCGTCTGCAGAGGGCACTGCAG GCCTCAGTGTCTCCACCACCCTCCAGCCCTAACCAGAGTTACCAGGGCAGCAGCGGCTACAACTTCCGGCCCACAGATGCCCGCTGCCTGCCCAG cagTCCCATCCGGATGTTCGCTTCCTTCCACCCCTCTGCCAGCACCGCAGGGACCTCTGGGGATGGTGAACCCCCAGACAG GTCACCCCTGGAACTTCACATTGGTTTCCCCACAGACCTCCCTAAAAGTGCCCCCCACTCGATGACTGCCTCATCTTCCTCagtcccagcctcctccccaggtCTTCCTAGACGCTCAGCACCCCCTTCTCCCCTGTGCCGTAGTTTGTCTCCTGGAACTGGGGGAGGAGTCCGAGGTGGGGTCGGCTACCTGTCCCGAGGGGACCCCGTCCGGGTCCTTGCTCGGAGAGTACGGCCTGATGGCTCTGTGCAGTACCTGGttgagtggggaggagggggcatctTCTGA
- the CUTA gene encoding protein CutA, whose product MRGGRAPAFLLGGGAALFLSLLWMPALLPVVSRLLLLPRALLSMASGSPPSQPSPASGSAYAAGSVSAAFVTCPNEKVAKEIARAVVEKHLAACVNLIPQITSIYEWKGKIEEDSEVLMMIKTQSSLVPALTDFVRSVHPYEVAEVIALPVEQGNSPYLHWVRQVTGSVPESGTAPP is encoded by the exons ATGAGGGGGGGGCGGGCTCCCGCATTCCTGCTCGGCGGAGGG GCCGCTCTGTTCCTGTCGCTTCTTTGGATGCCGGCCCTGCTTCCTGTAGTCTCTCGCCTTCTGTTGCTACCCCGAGCCCTGCTGTCCATGGCTTCAGGAAGCCCCCCGTCCCAGCCCTCGCCGGCCTCGGGCTCTGCCTACGCTGCCGGCTCGGTCTCTGCAGCCTTTGTCACCTGCCCCAACGAGAAGGTCGCCAAGGAGATCGCCAG GGCTGTGGTGGAGAAGCACCTGGCAGCCTGCGTCAACCTCATTCCTCAGATTACATCCAT CTATGAGTGGAAAGGAAAGATTGAGGAGGACAGTGAAGTGCTGATG ATGATAAAAACCCAAAGTTCCTTGGTTCCAGCTTTGACAGATTTTGTTCG TTCTGTACACCCTTACGAAGTGGCCGAGGTTATTGCATTGCCTGTGGAACAGGGGAACTCCCCGTACCTGCATTGGGTGCGCCAGGTTACAGGGTCAGTTCCTGAGTCCGGCACAGCCCCACCGTGA
- the PHF1 gene encoding PHD finger protein 1 isoform X2: protein MAQPPRLSRSGAPPLWDPASPAPTSGSRPRLWEGQDVLARWTDGLLYLGTIKKVDSAREVCLVQFEDDSQFLVLWKDISPAALPGEELLCCVCRSETVVPGNRLVSCEKCRHAYHQDCHVPRAPAPGEGEGTSWVCRQCVFAIATKRGGALKKGPYARAMLGMKLSLPYGLKGLDWDAGHLSNRQQSYCYCGGPGEWNLKMLQCRSCLQWFHEACTQCLSKPLLYGDRFYEFECCVCRGGPEKVRRLQLRWVDVAHLVLYHLSVCCKKKYFDFDREILPFTSENWDSLLLGELSDTPKGERSSRLLSALNSHKDRFISGREIKKRKCLFGLHARIPPPVEAPTGDGAPTRAGPWGRGLTSPGEAPEAGARAPEEEAEGENGGAGATLSSAQPARAPGAEGAGSSAEGTAAVPSGCSLPSTPLPAPQGPLGMVNPQTGHPWNFTLVSPQTSLKVPPTR, encoded by the exons ATGGCACAGCCCCCCCGGCTGAGCCGCTCTGGTGCCCCCCCACTTTGGGACCCAGCTTCCCCTGCTCCCACCTCAGGCTCCAGGCCTCGACTTTGGGAGGGTCAAGATGTGCTGGCCAGATGGACAGATGGGCTGCTATACTTGGGGACCATCAAAAAG GTGGACAGTGCTCGGGAGGTGTGTCTGGTCCAGTTTGAGGATGATTCCCAGTTTCTGGTTCTATGGAAAGACATCAGCCCTG CTGCCCTCCCTGGGGAGGAACTCCTCTGCTGTGTATGTCGCTCTGAGACTGTGGTCCCTGGGAACCGGCTGGTCAGCTGTGAGAAGTGTCGCCATG CTTATCACCAGGACTGCCACGTTCCAAGGGCCCCAGCCCCCGGAGAGGGAGAGGGCACATCCTGGGTCTGCCGCCAGTGCGTCTTTGCCATCGCTACCAAG AGGGGAGGTGCGCTGAAGAAGGGCCCCTATGCCCGGGCCATGCTGGGCATGAAGCTGTCCCTGCCGTACGGACTAAAGGGGTTGGACTGGGACGCCGGGCATCTGAGCAACCGGCAGCAGAGCTACTGTTACTGTGGTGGCCCTGGGGA GTGGAACCTGAAGATGCTGCAGTGCAGGAGCTGCCTACAGTGGTTCCATGAGGCCTGCACCCAGTGTCTGAGCAAGCCCCTCCTCTACGGGGACAG GTTCTATGAGTTTGAATgctgtgtgtgtcgggggggtcCTGAGAAGGTCCGGAGGCTACAGCTTCGCTG GGTGGACGTGGCTCATCTTGTCCTCTACCACCTCAGCGTTTGCTGtaagaaaaaatactttgatTTTGACCGTGAGATCCTCCCCTTCACCTCTGAGAATTGGGACAGTTTGCTCCTTGGGGAG ctctcagACACCCCCAAGGGAGAACGTTCTTCCAGGCTCCTCTCTGCTCTCAATAGCCACAAGGACCG TTTCATTTCAGGGAGGGAGATTAAGAAGAGAAAATGCTTGTTTGGTCTCCATGCTCGGATCCCTCCCCCTGTGGAGGCCCCTACTGGAGATGGAGCCCCCACCAG ggcagggccctgggggaggggtctCACGTCCCCTGGGGAAGCGCCGGAGGCcggagccagagcccctgaggaGGAGGCAGAAGGGGAAAATGGAGGAGCTGGGGCCACCCTCAGCAGTGCGCAACCAGCCCGAGCCCCAGGAGCAGAGGGAGCGGGCTCGTCTGCAGAGGGCACTGCAG cagTCCCATCCGGATGTTCGCTTCCTTCCACCCCTCTGCCAGCACCGCAGGGACCTCTGGGGATGGTGAACCCCCAGACAG GTCACCCCTGGAACTTCACATTGGTTTCCCCACAGACCTCCCTAAAAGTGCCCCCCACTCGATGA